A region of Paenimyroides aestuarii DNA encodes the following proteins:
- a CDS encoding DUF6029 family protein — MKKIFFLAAFLTSSFFYAQIRVGIESNSQYYIDDEKIKIDETEAEERLRSNTYIKLDYFKNKWEFGTQIEAYYPKAIINYNPDLQDVHIGTIYAKYNDFDNGVNITLGHFYEQFGSGLILRSWEDRALGINNALFGLNAKLRLTKNLDLTTLGGKQRFGMGFDLSESYVVGTNIEFNLSDALKFESTDLRLGASYVGRLDEEKVVDYNGVNDLINAFSGRVSLGLGSFNLSGEYIHKQKDIIFENDDYVDETFLDGNAILVNLGYNKNNFGSSVNLRRLENMMFYSERKFTGNVYNKGVINYVPALTKQYDFSLQNIYVYQAQGGVNWFEKRNGEIGGQYDFYYDFVEGTTLGGEYGTHLAVNGSYWAGLKSSYNFDTNILNDEFLQFGEKYYKDLAIEVRKRYSTKFQMIAMYMNQYYNAPLLEGKFDDVKTDIASVEGLYNFSETTSVRLQLQNMWATADKGDWGAALLEFVPNTMFSLYVTDMYNYGNSHPESRIHYYSVGGSFSKGATRIALNYGRQRGGLICVGGVCRFVPESNGLTVNLTTNF; from the coding sequence ATGAAAAAAATATTTTTTTTGGCGGCGTTCTTAACGTCGTCTTTCTTTTATGCGCAAATTCGTGTAGGTATTGAATCAAATAGTCAATATTACATAGACGATGAAAAAATTAAGATAGACGAAACAGAAGCGGAAGAAAGGCTAAGGTCGAATACCTATATTAAACTAGATTATTTTAAAAACAAATGGGAGTTTGGAACCCAGATAGAAGCTTACTATCCTAAAGCAATAATCAACTACAATCCAGATCTACAGGATGTACATATCGGTACCATTTACGCAAAGTATAACGATTTTGATAATGGTGTAAACATTACTTTGGGTCACTTCTATGAGCAATTTGGCAGCGGATTAATTCTGCGTTCATGGGAAGATCGTGCGTTAGGAATTAACAATGCGCTTTTTGGTTTGAATGCGAAATTACGATTAACAAAAAACCTTGACCTTACCACTTTAGGAGGTAAACAACGTTTTGGAATGGGATTTGACCTGTCTGAGAGCTATGTAGTGGGAACTAATATAGAATTTAACTTGTCAGACGCATTAAAATTTGAAAGTACCGATTTAAGGTTAGGTGCCAGCTATGTGGGTAGATTAGATGAAGAAAAAGTGGTTGACTACAATGGTGTGAATGATCTTATCAACGCCTTTTCAGGTCGTGTAAGCTTAGGGTTAGGTAGTTTTAACCTTAGTGGTGAATATATTCATAAGCAAAAAGATATCATTTTTGAAAATGATGATTATGTTGACGAAACATTTCTAGATGGGAATGCAATATTGGTAAACCTAGGATATAATAAAAATAACTTTGGATCTAGTGTGAATCTGCGTAGATTAGAAAACATGATGTTTTATTCTGAAAGAAAGTTTACCGGAAATGTATATAATAAAGGAGTGATAAACTATGTGCCTGCGCTAACCAAACAATACGATTTTTCGCTGCAAAATATTTATGTGTATCAAGCGCAAGGAGGGGTTAATTGGTTCGAGAAAAGAAATGGAGAAATTGGCGGACAGTATGATTTTTACTATGATTTTGTAGAAGGAACAACATTAGGAGGTGAGTATGGAACCCATTTGGCCGTTAATGGATCCTATTGGGCAGGTCTAAAATCATCATACAACTTTGATACCAATATCCTAAATGATGAATTTTTGCAATTTGGAGAAAAATACTATAAGGATCTGGCAATTGAAGTTAGAAAAAGATACTCAACAAAATTTCAAATGATTGCCATGTATATGAACCAATATTACAACGCACCCCTTTTAGAAGGAAAGTTTGATGATGTTAAAACAGATATAGCTAGTGTGGAAGGCTTATATAATTTTTCAGAAACAACCTCTGTTCGTTTGCAATTACAAAATATGTGGGCAACCGCAGATAAAGGTGATTGGGGAGCAGCGCTATTAGAGTTTGTTCCAAACACAATGTTTAGCCTTTATGTAACCGATATGTATAACTACGGAAACTCACATCCAGAAAGTCGTATTCATTACTACAGCGTAGGAGGAAGCTTCTCCAAAGGAGCAACACGTATCGCTCTAAACTATGGACGTCAACGTGGTGGTTTAATCTGCGTAGGCGGTGTATGTAGGTTCGTGCCAGAATCAAACGGATTAACCGTAAACCTAACAACCAATTTCTAA
- a CDS encoding TlpA family protein disulfide reductase, producing the protein MKLRTSLLIVCCFIATIAVAQNKLPNVSLKTLDNKAINIANYNNSSKPVIVSFWATWCGPCIRELEAIKTKYSHWKKDYGVELIAVSIDDSKTINRVKPMVASKSWKYNVLLDTNQDLKRTLNVVNVPYTMVLYKGKVMFTHSNYTPGIENIIEEELVKILKK; encoded by the coding sequence ATGAAATTACGTACATCATTATTAATTGTGTGTTGTTTTATAGCTACTATTGCTGTAGCGCAGAACAAACTCCCAAATGTATCCCTAAAAACATTAGATAACAAAGCAATCAATATAGCCAATTATAATAACTCATCAAAACCGGTAATCGTTAGCTTTTGGGCTACTTGGTGCGGACCATGTATTAGAGAGTTAGAAGCCATTAAAACAAAATACAGCCACTGGAAAAAAGACTATGGTGTGGAATTAATCGCTGTTTCTATCGATGATTCAAAAACCATTAATAGAGTAAAGCCTATGGTTGCATCTAAAAGCTGGAAATACAATGTTTTATTAGACACCAATCAAGACCTTAAAAGAACATTAAATGTTGTTAATGTTCCCTATACCATGGTGCTTTACAAAGGAAAAGTGATGTTTACTCACTCCAATTATACACCGGGTATTGAAAATATTATTGAAGAAGAATTGGTGAAAATTTTAAAAAAATAA
- a CDS encoding Omp28-related outer membrane protein produces MFTKKLLPALLFGIASIGFVGCSGSDDSADTPTEVDFTKGEYKQKVLVEDITSASCMWCPLGTVAIEGLEGSDYKDRVIGVGVHGDFNPNSVKDPFVLPGMTNLMKAIKLKGWPHLSFNRNTTIPGTGFQSFIPATASGVYSFSADRFETFQKKYKLLNEGSPIGIKIESNLGATSGKVDVSLKFSQNIDQELKYVVYLLEDGLVFQQANATAMFGNNSGEPAWSMNFVHDHVVRATNNFLGEPVPAGQKTSNEFKASASLSYTIEDLSKTSVVVAVLDKDGNVVNAQKAKANTTQDYEKM; encoded by the coding sequence ATGTTTACTAAAAAATTATTGCCCGCTTTGCTATTTGGAATAGCATCTATTGGTTTTGTTGGTTGTTCAGGTTCTGATGATTCAGCTGACACACCAACAGAGGTAGATTTTACAAAAGGAGAATACAAACAAAAAGTATTAGTTGAAGATATTACTTCTGCAAGTTGTATGTGGTGTCCGCTAGGTACTGTTGCAATTGAAGGATTAGAAGGTTCTGACTATAAAGATAGAGTTATTGGTGTTGGTGTGCACGGTGATTTTAACCCAAACAGCGTAAAAGATCCATTTGTTTTACCAGGTATGACCAATCTTATGAAAGCTATTAAACTAAAAGGTTGGCCACATTTAAGTTTTAACCGAAATACCACCATTCCTGGAACTGGGTTTCAAAGTTTTATTCCTGCAACTGCTTCAGGGGTTTACTCCTTTTCTGCTGATAGATTTGAAACTTTCCAAAAGAAATATAAACTTTTAAACGAAGGATCTCCAATCGGAATCAAAATTGAATCAAACTTAGGTGCAACAAGCGGTAAAGTTGATGTGAGCTTAAAATTCAGCCAAAACATTGATCAAGAACTTAAATATGTTGTTTATTTATTGGAAGATGGCTTAGTGTTTCAACAAGCAAATGCTACTGCTATGTTTGGCAACAACTCAGGAGAACCAGCTTGGTCAATGAATTTTGTTCATGATCACGTGGTACGTGCTACTAATAATTTCTTAGGGGAGCCTGTTCCTGCTGGTCAAAAAACATCAAACGAATTCAAAGCTTCTGCAAGCTTATCATACACTATTGAAGATCTTTCAAAAACAAGTGTGGTTGTTGCAGTTCTTGATAAAGACGGAAACGTGGTAAATGCTCAAAAAGCAAAAGCTAATACCACACAAGACTACGAAAAAATGTAG
- the dinB gene encoding DNA polymerase IV: protein MTAAHRKIIHIDMDAFYASVEQLDFPELRNKPLAVGGSEIRGVISAASYEARKFGVRSAMSGKLAIKKCPELIFVKPRFDRYKEVSQQIRAIFLEYTDLVEPLSLDEAFLDVTINKKNLKSATNIAEEIRRKIFETTGLTASAGISVNKFLAKIASDYNKPNGQKTIRPEEIIPFLDALEIKRFFGVGKKTCEKMYHLGIFTGSDLRMKSIDFLEEHFGNSGLHFYQLARGISNSPVVPNRLPKSIGAERTFTENFTSIIPLQDKLKDVCEEVSIRLQKRNLSGKTLTLKIKYSDFTLQTKSTTLPYYISSYDLLLDTALDLLANSDLKTSVRLIGIQISNLNINQKKAEYVQLKFRF from the coding sequence ATGACGGCAGCGCATCGAAAAATAATACATATCGATATGGATGCGTTTTACGCTTCGGTAGAGCAACTCGATTTTCCCGAATTGCGAAACAAACCATTGGCAGTTGGTGGTTCAGAAATCCGAGGTGTGATTTCTGCAGCAAGCTATGAAGCACGGAAATTTGGTGTGCGAAGTGCTATGAGCGGAAAATTAGCTATAAAAAAATGTCCGGAACTTATTTTTGTGAAACCCAGGTTTGATCGCTACAAAGAAGTGTCGCAACAAATTCGTGCCATTTTTTTAGAATATACCGATTTAGTAGAACCCTTGTCTTTAGACGAAGCATTTTTAGATGTTACCATCAATAAAAAAAACCTGAAAAGCGCTACAAACATTGCAGAGGAAATTCGCAGAAAAATTTTCGAAACTACTGGTTTAACAGCATCTGCAGGAATTTCAGTGAATAAGTTTTTAGCCAAAATAGCCAGCGACTACAATAAGCCCAACGGACAAAAAACCATTCGCCCCGAAGAAATCATTCCTTTTTTAGATGCTTTAGAAATTAAACGTTTTTTTGGAGTAGGGAAGAAAACCTGTGAAAAAATGTATCATTTAGGGATATTTACGGGCAGCGACCTGCGAATGAAATCAATAGACTTTCTAGAGGAGCATTTTGGCAATTCAGGACTACACTTTTATCAATTGGCACGTGGTATTAGCAATTCACCAGTAGTACCCAACCGATTGCCGAAATCAATTGGTGCCGAACGAACCTTCACAGAAAACTTCACCTCAATCATTCCTTTGCAAGATAAACTAAAAGACGTTTGCGAAGAAGTTTCTATACGCTTACAAAAACGCAATTTATCGGGGAAAACTCTTACCCTTAAAATAAAGTACAGCGATTTTACGCTTCAAACCAAAAGCACCACCTTGCCTTATTACATAAGCAGCTACGATTTGTTACTAGACACAGCCCTGGATCTGCTTGCAAACAGTGATTTAAAAACATCTGTACGGTTAATAGGAATTCAAATAAGCAACTTAAACATCAACCAAAAAAAAGCAGAGTATGTGCAATTAAAATTTCGGTTTTAA
- a CDS encoding site-specific recombinase, with protein sequence MSLLKKNFTYKNISEIFAKYIVEDQVMLQDSLYFLYDLVRYIRPKNPKRVANITLRELLDHLIEFDKDRKTLSDYLKNILSGRKFHLMASDAGILQDSDFIYEIRKRISAKVLPYQPQKETLEYVLNQVFYKENDFIWINKIPLTELVELLEILQIKDIYQFEKADEGAMSEMLYAMGLLTQRMSGRSMETSILNMIPKYNHLASPFLGFESEFLEIESRLRKGEIQFVDANDLNYKQLVILHNQCVELVKHAYKNSSVFGITLKVNQSLLRIRQQLDRIKFLMDLLVVDTKQDQLTNTIKLSLRLIEYNCYKNNVSKLIAESTQVVSYEITQYTAKTGEHYITETVKEYFGMFKASLGAGLIVGFLCIFKVLLSKADTSDFGFAFLYSMNYAFGFIVIYLLGFALATKQPAMTASTIIKAIEEGRKNQSSAEQHTAFARLFARLFRSQFIAFVGNVIMAFLVALLLIWCIDSITGINITDTKWHTLLKDASPVHSWAILHAGIAGVFLFLSGIISGNVSNKNKHNQVYYRIQENPFLKSTIGAYKSHRLATWLEKKWPGIISNFWFGVFMGSTHSIGIFLGLNLDIRHITFVGGNIALGAYGADFQLPTETWLWCLLGLFFVGFMNFIVSFGLSLGLAFRSRNIPLIEVFALQKSVWQHFKKHPLHFFFPKRNKENL encoded by the coding sequence ATGAGTTTATTAAAAAAGAACTTTACCTATAAAAACATTAGCGAAATCTTTGCGAAGTATATCGTAGAAGATCAAGTAATGTTGCAAGATAGCCTGTATTTTTTGTACGATTTGGTTCGATATATTCGTCCGAAAAATCCAAAACGTGTAGCAAACATCACCCTTCGCGAATTGTTGGATCATTTAATTGAATTTGATAAAGATCGAAAAACGTTAAGTGATTATTTAAAAAATATTCTTTCAGGAAGAAAGTTTCACTTAATGGCTTCAGACGCCGGTATTCTGCAAGATTCTGATTTTATATATGAAATTAGAAAGCGCATCTCGGCTAAAGTTTTGCCCTATCAGCCCCAGAAAGAAACATTAGAATATGTTTTAAATCAGGTGTTTTATAAAGAAAACGATTTTATTTGGATTAATAAAATACCACTGACCGAATTGGTAGAGCTGCTTGAAATTTTGCAAATAAAAGATATTTATCAGTTTGAAAAAGCCGATGAAGGTGCCATGTCTGAAATGCTTTATGCCATGGGATTGCTCACCCAACGAATGAGTGGTCGTTCCATGGAAACCAGTATTTTAAACATGATTCCTAAATACAACCATTTGGCGAGTCCGTTTTTAGGTTTCGAAAGTGAATTTTTAGAAATAGAAAGCCGCTTGCGCAAAGGCGAAATTCAGTTTGTTGATGCCAATGATTTAAACTATAAACAATTAGTTATTTTGCACAATCAATGTGTAGAGTTGGTGAAACATGCCTATAAAAACAGTTCTGTATTCGGAATTACGCTTAAAGTAAACCAAAGTTTATTGCGTATCAGGCAGCAATTAGATCGCATCAAATTTTTAATGGATTTATTAGTGGTTGATACCAAACAAGACCAACTCACCAATACCATTAAATTGTCACTCAGATTAATCGAATACAATTGCTATAAAAACAATGTAAGCAAACTAATCGCAGAAAGCACGCAAGTAGTTTCCTACGAAATTACACAATATACCGCCAAAACCGGAGAACATTACATTACCGAAACTGTTAAAGAATATTTTGGAATGTTCAAAGCTTCATTAGGCGCCGGGTTAATAGTGGGTTTTTTGTGTATCTTTAAAGTATTGCTGTCTAAGGCCGATACCAGCGATTTTGGATTTGCCTTTTTGTACAGTATGAACTATGCTTTTGGATTCATCGTGATTTATTTGTTAGGCTTTGCTTTAGCAACCAAACAGCCTGCTATGACAGCGTCAACCATTATTAAAGCGATAGAAGAAGGCCGCAAAAACCAATCGTCTGCCGAACAGCATACTGCTTTTGCCCGATTGTTTGCCCGATTGTTTCGTTCGCAATTTATTGCATTTGTAGGCAATGTAATTATGGCATTTTTAGTTGCTTTGCTGCTTATTTGGTGTATAGACAGTATTACGGGCATCAATATCACCGATACCAAATGGCACACGCTGCTAAAAGATGCCAGCCCTGTGCATTCTTGGGCAATTTTGCATGCAGGTATTGCAGGTGTTTTTCTTTTTCTTTCTGGAATTATTTCTGGAAATGTATCCAACAAAAACAAACACAACCAAGTGTATTACCGCATTCAAGAAAATCCATTTCTAAAAAGCACGATTGGTGCTTACAAATCGCATCGATTGGCTACTTGGCTCGAAAAAAAATGGCCGGGTATTATATCAAACTTTTGGTTTGGTGTGTTTATGGGCAGTACACACTCTATTGGAATTTTCTTGGGACTGAATTTAGATATTCGCCATATAACCTTCGTGGGTGGAAACATTGCATTGGGTGCTTATGGAGCCGATTTTCAATTGCCCACAGAAACCTGGTTATGGTGTTTGCTAGGATTGTTTTTTGTAGGATTTATGAACTTTATTGTCAGTTTTGGATTGTCTTTAGGATTGGCTTTCCGTTCCAGAAACATTCCTTTGATTGAAGTATTCGCGCTACAAAAGTCGGTTTGGCAACACTTTAAAAAACACCCTCTTCATTTCTTTTTCCCAAAGAGAAATAAGGAAAACTTGTAA
- a CDS encoding CYTH domain-containing protein: MFEIERKFSVKSTTFLANAKKSYKITQGYLNSNENRTVRVRIKGDKGFITVKGISSADGLKRFEWEKEIAVEEAEALLLLCEDFIIDKTRYIVLNGDSVFEVDVFEGLNTGLVIAEIELQTTDEHFEKPDWLGDELTGDKRFYNSYLSNHPFANWVD, translated from the coding sequence ATGTTTGAAATTGAACGAAAATTCAGCGTTAAAAGTACTACTTTTTTGGCGAATGCTAAAAAAAGCTATAAGATTACGCAAGGTTATTTGAATTCTAACGAAAACCGAACGGTTCGGGTGCGTATTAAAGGCGATAAAGGTTTCATTACGGTAAAGGGAATAAGCAGTGCCGATGGTTTAAAACGGTTTGAATGGGAAAAAGAGATTGCTGTTGAAGAGGCAGAAGCTTTGCTATTGCTTTGTGAGGATTTCATCATCGATAAAACCAGATATATAGTTTTGAATGGCGATTCAGTGTTTGAAGTGGATGTTTTTGAAGGATTAAACACCGGTTTGGTTATTGCCGAAATTGAATTGCAAACTACCGATGAACATTTTGAAAAACCCGATTGGCTGGGCGATGAACTTACAGGTGATAAGCGATTTTACAACTCTTATTTAAGCAATCATCCGTTTGCTAATTGGGTGGATTAA
- a CDS encoding septal ring lytic transglycosylase RlpA family protein, with protein MCLASCKTAKTNKKIETSLFKNEVFACYYHDKFNGRTTANGEIFSNNKQTAAHKILPFGTKVKVTNLANNKSVEVLINDRGPFTKGLEIDLSKKAFNAISHDKKAGKLKVKLELVNPPN; from the coding sequence ATGTGTTTGGCAAGTTGCAAAACCGCCAAAACAAACAAAAAAATAGAAACCTCATTGTTTAAAAATGAGGTTTTTGCTTGTTATTACCACGATAAATTCAATGGGAGAACCACTGCCAATGGAGAAATTTTTTCAAATAATAAGCAAACGGCCGCTCACAAAATCCTTCCATTTGGCACAAAAGTAAAAGTAACCAACCTTGCAAACAACAAAAGTGTTGAGGTGCTGATTAACGACCGCGGTCCATTCACAAAAGGCTTAGAAATTGACCTAAGCAAAAAAGCGTTCAATGCCATTTCCCACGATAAAAAAGCAGGTAAGCTAAAAGTGAAATTAGAATTGGTTAATCCACCCAATTAG
- a CDS encoding septal ring lytic transglycosylase RlpA family protein: MKKHFSLILVGLVTLTAIMSYGVLSKNTETDNNEKVVGKELAFAEVATANSLGKDSSKINEKEADLKSELVKLNAELEALEEEVEVVHEETNASYYHDKFNGRKTASGAIFSNKKYTAAHKTLPFGTKVRVTNLRNDREIIVEINDRGPFVKGRKLDLSKTAFMDLASNKGRGVLPVKIEVLPENYEERKSELQEELSIITSIPEDLDLNEFAL, translated from the coding sequence ATGAAGAAGCATTTTTCATTAATTTTAGTAGGATTGGTAACACTAACGGCAATAATGAGCTACGGTGTATTATCAAAAAACACGGAGACGGATAACAACGAAAAAGTTGTGGGGAAAGAATTAGCGTTTGCAGAAGTAGCAACAGCTAACAGTTTGGGGAAAGATTCTTCTAAAATAAACGAAAAAGAAGCAGACTTAAAAAGCGAATTAGTTAAATTAAATGCCGAATTAGAAGCCTTGGAAGAGGAAGTAGAGGTGGTGCATGAAGAAACAAATGCTTCATATTACCACGACAAATTCAACGGTAGAAAAACAGCAAGTGGTGCCATTTTTAGCAATAAAAAATATACTGCGGCTCACAAAACACTTCCTTTTGGTACCAAAGTACGCGTGACCAATTTAAGAAATGATCGCGAAATAATTGTAGAAATAAACGATCGCGGCCCTTTTGTGAAAGGTCGAAAACTAGATTTAAGCAAAACCGCTTTTATGGACTTAGCAAGCAATAAAGGTCGTGGTGTTTTACCTGTTAAAATAGAAGTTTTACCAGAAAATTACGAAGAAAGAAAAAGCGAATTGCAAGAAGAGTTGAGTATCATTACTTCTATTCCAGAAGATTTAGATTTAAACGAATTTGCGCTATAA